The following are from one region of the Lepeophtheirus salmonis chromosome 8, UVic_Lsal_1.4, whole genome shotgun sequence genome:
- the LOC121123640 gene encoding oxysterol-binding protein-related protein 3 produces the protein MDISGDSVESAQSNKKTKKNWKRKGSEWEILGSLEKGIEYNIKPKKHEGYLSKRRKWPLKGWHKRYFSLYGGILTYGKTASDIARGRTHGRIDVGQAVVSAKYDLFRIDINDEECIHHLKVDNMENFAYWLEQLKQHRLYQQNLLNSASSALSTPLSPSIGEYDYHHLSPPRNNSLSRGLRPPGSAPNATSGNGSGNSPVGTIMTEFDNLDDRVTAQLLNVQQHAVALSLLAQRFEDEASVPGSNKKKLFGLRKKKSGPGSHSASSSSGCGMSGSVTTSSASKQSSPGSASVHVDAFEDSLASSGASSNTLVHMSSLSSSNPSLSSNTLSRPNSLTTGSMSSSSTTSTTTADTLKPPPQTLGSSSRSLHDSLINPTLKDELIAFASDFQNDISNLMRVFSVERDKLKSAIDMSQTPISINGNNANTAALVSSLRSSLNQAIQQNTMLKSRLQKIHMDSEISELPSINSEGNNTLPRNITLGGMNHSLSYSSSCVSEFFDAREYNSENEPSEYSSDEDSLGSADESTTTSDEEEGGTSGNKIRIYPDEISKSTSRLHLPGVSEATSETNLTGRRQKLPTPKSDTEGLNLWNLLCKNIGKDLSKISMPVTLNEPLSALQRLCEELEYSDLLDKAASASTPLERMIWVSAFAVSSYGSSNARAGHKPFNPLLGETYECVREDRGFKYLAEQVSHHPPISACHATSKHWIWHQDLRVKTKFWGKSMEFQPEGNITLELKLKDDRSEHYTWNKITTCIHNLFGSERWVDLYGVCVISCPDTELESKIDFIKASYWSNKKHEVLGNILDTSTGCVVQTLFGKWSEALYCGKAPSAKCIWRPGALPEDHTLYYGFSRFAMELNELLESEKSLLPHTDTRFRPDQRQLEMGNISEAETLKLKLELSQRERRNEMEKEGRVHIPTWFGRKGDGEYEKWIFNEEYWHMRQTQNFDKMEFDRLW, from the exons ATGGACATCTCAGGGGACTCTGTGGAGTCTGCTCAGAgcaacaaaaagacaaaaaagaacTGGAAACGCAAAGGGAGTGAATGGGAGATCCTCGGGAGTCTGGAAAAAG GGATCGAGTACAACATCAAGCCCAAGAAGCATGAGGGCTACTTGTCCAAGAGGCGGAAGTGGCCCCTTAAGGGCTGGCACAAGAGATATTTTTCCCTTTACGGCGGTATTTTGACGTACGGGAAAACAGCCTCTGACATTGCTCGTGGAAGGACTCATGGACGGATTGATGTAGGACAGGCCGTCGTCTCTGCAAAGTACGACCTTTTCCGCATTGACATCAATGATGAGGAGTGCATTCATCATTTGAAA GTTGACAACATGGAAAACTTTGCTTATTGGTTGGAGCAACTGAAACAGCATCGACTCTACCAACAGAATCTACTCAACTCTGCTTCCTCTGCCTTATCCACGCCCCTGTCTCCAAGCATCGGGGAGTATGATTATCATCACTTGAGCCCGCCAAGGAATAATTCTCTATCCAGAGGTCTTCGTCCACCCGGCAGTGCTCCGAATGCCACTTCTGGAAACGGATCGGGAAATTCCCCGGTGGGTACAATCATGACTGAATTTGATAACTTGGATGATCGGGTCACTGCTCAACTACTCAACGTTCAACAGCATGCTGTGGCACTCTCCCTGCTAGCTCAAAGGTTTGAGGATGAAGCCTCCGTTCCTGGGAGcaataagaaaaaactatttggtCTTAGAAAGAAAAAGTCAGGACCAGGAAGTCATAGTGCTAGCAGTAGTAGTGGCTGCGGTATGAGTGGTAGTGTCACGACAAGTTCAGCTAGCAAGCAAAGCAGTCCTGGCTCTGCAAGTGTTCACGTTGATGCATTCGAAGACTCTTTGGCCTCCTCTGGGGCAAGTAGTAACACGTTGGTCCACATGTCCTCTTTGAGCTCTTCTAATCCTTCGCTTAGTTCAAATACTTTGTCCAGGCCCAATTCACTGACTACTGGGTCCATGTCATCATCATCCACAACTTCAACGACCACCGCTGATACTCTTAAACCACCGCCACAAACTTTGGGATCCTCTTCCAGATCCCTTCATGACTCACTCATTAATCCAACGCTCAAAGATGAATTAATTGCATTTGCCTCGGATTTTCAGAATGATATCTCAAATTTAATGCGGGTTTTCTCTGTTGAGAGGGATAAACTCAAGAGTGCAATTGACATGAGTCAAACACCTATATCCATAAATGGTAATAATGCAAATACAGCTGCATTAGTTTCCTCTCTTAGATCATCCTTAAATCAAGCTATTCAACAGAATACGATGCTCAAGTCTCgtcttcaaaaaattcatatggACTCGGAAATTTCTGAACTTCCATCCATCAATTCAGAGGGAAATAATACTCTCCCTCGTAACATAACCTTGGGAGGAATGAATCACTCATTAAGTTATAGCAGCTCCTGTGTGTCTGAGTTTTTCGATGCTCGAGAGTATAATTCGGAGAATGAGCCCTCAGAGTATTCTTCTGATGAGGATTCCTTGGGATCTGCAGATGAGTCTACAACGACTTCGGATGAAGAAGAGGGAGGAACCTCTGGAAACAAAATACGAATATATCCTGATGAAATATCCAAAAGTACTTCTCGTCTCCATTTGCCTGGAGTTTCGGAAGCTACAAGTGAAACGAATCTCACTGGAAGGAGACAAAAATTACCTACTCCCAAATCAGACACTGAGGGACTAAATCTATGGAATCTTCTctgtaaaaatattggaaaggATTTGAGTAAAATTTCAATGCCTGTGACGCTCAATGAGCCTCTTTCAGCCCTCCAAAGGCTCTGTGAAGAATTAGAATACTCTGATTTATTAGATAAAGCAGCAAGTGCAAGTACTCCATTAGAGCGCATGATTTGGGTTTCAGCATTTGCTGTTTCCTCATATGGTTCGTCTAATGCTAGAGCGGGACACAAGCCTTTCAATCCATTATTGggagaaacttatgaatgtgtTCGAGAAGATAGAGGGTTTAAATATCTGGCTGAGCAAGTGAGTCATCATCCTCCGATATCGGCATGTCATGCTACTTCTAAACACTGGATTTGGCATCAGGATCTACgtgttaaaacaaaattttgggGAAag TCCATGGAGTTTCAACCTGAGGGGAATATTACTCTTGAACTAAAGTTGAAAGATGACAGATCCGAGCACTACACTTGGAACAAAATAACGACATGCATTCATAATCTCTTCGGATCTGAAAGATGGGTTGATCTCTACGGAGTTTGTGTCATATCATGTCCTGATACAGAGTTAGAGTCCAAAATAGACTTTATAAAAGCCAGTTACTGGTCCAATAAAAAGCATGAAGTCCTAGGAAACATACTTGACACGTCCACAG GCTGTGTGGTCCAAACTCTTTTTGGGAAATGGAGTGAGGCCCTCTATTGTGGCAAAGCGCCATCAGCTAAATGTATATGGCGTCCAGGGGCATTACCTGAGGATCATACCTTGTACTACGGATTTTCGCGCTTTGCTATGGAACTGAATGAACTTTTGGAATCTGAAAAATCCCTACTACCGCATACAGATACTCGATTCCGGCCAGATCAGAGACAGTTGGAA aTGGGAAACATCAGTGAAGCCGAGACGCTCAAGCTCAAATTGGAACTGAGTCAGAGGGAGCGTCGAAATGAGATGGAAAAAGAGGGGAGGGTTCATATCCCTACATGGTTTGGGAGAAAAGGAGATGGAGAGTATGAGAAATGGATTTTTAATGAAGAGTATTGGCATATGAGACAGACACAAAACTTTGATAAAATGGAATTTGATCGATTGTGGTAA
- the Arpc1 gene encoding actin-related protein 2/3 complex subunit 1A-A encodes MTGITTHSFNPIPITSHSWNQNGDMVALSHNNNEVQVYKKQGTSYGNVATLGQHDLRVTGISWAPISNRIVTCSADHNAYVWSYDKEAGIWNHTPVFLRCNRAITCIKWSPNEQKIAAGSGARIVNICHFNEDQDWWVAKHIKKQIYSTVTCLDWHPNNVLVAVGSTDFKVRVFSAYVKDIEPKPSTTPWGAKMPFSTLMAEFSNSLNGGGWVHDVSFSADGNKLAWIGHDSSVSVADANKGMAIFKLKTAALPLLSCIWISDSSFVAAGHDCVPLLFNVDTGGQVKYISRLEEDKKAETNTVFSAKALFKQKDRTGQTDAIETILNTTHQKQISCIRIYKGDKSKSEVISTTAGDGMLVLWDVEACKKTLKL; translated from the exons ATGACTGGCATTACGACACATTCCTTCAATCCTATTCCGATAACTAGCCATAGTTGGAATCAAAATGGTGACATGGTTGCCTTGAGTCATAACAACAACGAAGTCCAg GTGTACAAGAAACAAGGGACTTCCTACGGAAATGTAGCAACTCTGGGTCAACACGATCTCCGCGTCACTGGGATTTCCTGGGCTCCCATATCCAATCGAATCGTGACCTGTTCTGCGGATCATAACGCCTATGTCTGGTCCTATGATAAAGAAGCTGGGATCTGGAATCATACACCCGTTTTCCTTCGATGTAATCGTGCTATCACATGTATCAAATGGAGTCCCAATGAGCAAAAGATTGCTGCAGGCTCCGGTGCTCGCATTGTCAATATTTGCCATTTTAATGAGGATCAGGATTGGTGGGTGGCGaaacacattaaaaaacaaatctatTCCACTGTGACGTGTCTGGATTGGCATCCCAATAATGTACTTGTTGCTGTGGGTTCCACGGATTTTAAAGTGAGAGTTTTCTCTGCGTATGTCAAAGACATTGAGCCTAAACCATCTACTACACCCTGGGGCGCTAAAATGCCATTCTCTACGTTAATGGCAGAGTTTTCAAATTCCCTCAATGGAGGAGGATGGGTCCACGATGTTTCCTTCTCTGCTGATGGAAATAAGCTTGCATGGATTGGTCATGATTCCTCTGTTTCCGTTGCAGATGCCAACAAGGGAATGGCTATTTTTAAGCTCAAAACTGCTGCTCTGCCCCTACTATCATGTATTTGGATATCGGATTCTTCCTTTGTCGCGGCGGGTCATGACTGTGTTCCTCTTCTTTTTAATGTGGATACTGGTGGTCAA gtaaaatatatatccagactagaagaagataaaaaagcGGAAACCAACACTGTGTTTAGTGCCAAAGCACTTTTTAAGCAAAAGGATCGAACTGGACAAACGGACGCCATAGAAACCATACTCAATACAACTCATCAAAAACAA ATTTCCTGTATCCGTATTTACAAAGGGGATAAATCCAAATCTGAAGTTATATCCACAACTGCTGGTGATGGAATGCTTGTACTATGGGATGTTGAAGCTTGTAAGAAAACTCTTAAGCTCtaa